One segment of Lachancea thermotolerans CBS 6340 chromosome E complete sequence DNA contains the following:
- the MET31 gene encoding Met31p (similar to uniprot|Q12041 Saccharomyces cerevisiae YDR253C MET32 Zinc-finger DNA-binding protein, involved in regulating expression of the methionine biosynthetic genes), with translation MSEDAVFFQQAAEAIVATSLKSANVDPTIRELLNRIKYVDPNKTRAQVPPQIMSENKSVLNYFDQLLNNVESLSGTESAPQGEKPGSKKRRRSEGPENSGKDDLKVNTSVEDDAGAKKFPCGKCDLVFRRSSDLRRHERAHLPILPNICSLCGKGFARKDALKRHFDTLTCKRNREKLLSIGGDINEILEKARLNGANV, from the coding sequence atGAGCGAAGATGCGGTATTTTTCCAACAAGCAGCTGAGGCCATTGTAGCTACAAGCCTGAAAAGTGCAAATGTCGACCCAACAATCAGGGAACTACTGAACAGAATAAAGTACGTTGACCCCAACAAGACCAGGGCACAGGTCCCACCTCAAATAATGTCAGAAAACAAGTCTGTTCTAAATTACTTTGATCAGTTGCTAAATAACGTCGAAAGTCTATCGGGAACAGAAAGTGCCCCGCAAGGAGAAAAGCCTGGATCGAAAAAGAGGAGGAGATCTGAAGGCCCGGAGAATTCTGGTAAGGATGACCTAAAGGTTAACACATCGGTGGAGGACGATGCAGGAGCCAAAAAATTCCCCTGTGGTAAATGCGATCTGGTGTTTCGACGCTCAAGCGACCTCAGAAGGCATGAAAGAGCACATCTCCCGATATTACCCAATATTTGTTCTTTGTGCGGAAAAGGTTTTGCGCGCAAGGACGCGTTAAAGAGGCACTTTGACACCCTGACATGCAAAAGGAATCGTGAAAAGCTGTTAAGCATCGGGGGAGATATAAAcgaaattcttgaaaaggcgAGACTAAATGGTGCTAACGTATGA
- the PHO85 gene encoding cyclin-dependent serine/threonine-protein kinase PHO85 (highly similar to uniprot|P17157 Saccharomyces cerevisiae YPL031C PHO85 Cyclin-dependent kinase with ten cyclin partners involved in environmental stress response in phosphate-rich conditions Pho85p-Pho80p complex phosphorylates Pho4p which in turn represses PHO5), with protein sequence MASSSQFKQLEKLGNGTYATVYKGLNKTTGIYVALKEVKLDSEEGTPSTAVREISLMKELKHENIVRLYDVIHTENKLTLVFEFMDNDLKKYMDSRIVGNTPYGFEMSLVKYFEWQLLQGVAFCHENRILHRDLKPQNLLINNKGQLKLGDFGLARAFGIPVNTFSSEVVTLWYRAPDVLMGSRTYSTSIDIWSCGCILAEMITGRPLFPGTNDEEQLKLIFETMGTPTERTWPGVSTLPKYNPRLPQHLPKDLGALLQSQTREKMELTLIDLLYGLLQLNPDRRLSAKQALNHPWFAEYYQ encoded by the exons ATGGCGTCTTCATCTCA GTTTAAGCAGTTAGAGAAACTGGGAAATGGAACTTACGCGACTGTTTATAAAGGACTGAACAAAACAACCGGCATCTATGTGGCACTGAAAGAAGTCAAACTTGATTCTGAAGAAGGAACTCCGTCAACTGCGGTTCGTGAAATATCACTAatgaaagagctcaagcacGAAAACATAGTAAGGCTCTATGATGTAATTCACACCGAAAACAAGCTTACGctggtttttgaatttaTGGACAACGATCTTAAAAAGTACATGGACTCGCGTATCGTTGGTAATACGCCGTATGGAttcgagatgagcttggtCAAGTACTTCGAGTGGCAGCTATTGCAAGGTGTCGCATTCTGCCATGAAAACCGCATTTTGCACCGTGACCTTAAGCCCCAAAATCTACTTATTAATAACAAGGGACAGCTGAAACTTGGAGACTTCGGACTTGCTAGGGCTTTCGGGATTCCGGTAAACACCTTTTCCAGCGAAGTTGTGACTCTGTGGTACCGTGCCCCTGACGTATTGATGGGCTCACGAACATATTCGACATCGATCGACATCTGGTCCTGCGGCTGCATCCTTGCAGAAATGATCACAGGGAGACCACTCTTTCCCGGAACtaatgatgaagaacaatTGAAACTGATTTTTGAGACCATGGGCACTCCTACAGAACGGACTTGGCCAGGAGTTTCAACCCTGCCAAAATATAATCCTCGGCTGCCACAGCATCTTCCTAAGGATCTTGGGGCTCTTCTGCAAAGCCAAACACGAGAGAAGATGGAGCTAACTTTAATTGATCTCTTGTACGGTCTTTTACAGTTAAACCCAGACAGAAGGCTGAGCGCAAAACAAGCACTAAACCACCCATGGTTCGCTGAGTACTATCAATAA
- the EGD1 gene encoding Egd1p (similar to uniprot|P40314 Saccharomyces cerevisiae YDR252W BTT1) has translation MPIDQEKLAKLQKLSAANKVGGTRRKFAKKTGSSAGGNKDDTKLQAQLAKLRAVTVDQVEEANFFKEDGKVLHFSKVGVQNAPQHNTSVFYGIPQEKSLNELFPSIIPQLGEESINALTQLASQLQGAQGAQGAAGATEGGDEKADADIPELTGQDFEADVE, from the coding sequence ATGCCAATTGACCAAGAGAAACTAGCTAAGTTGCAGAAGCTTTCTGCCGCCAACAAGGTTGGTGGCACCCGCAGAAAGTTCGCTAAGAAGACCGGCTCTTCCGCTGGTGGTAACAAAGACGACACCAAATTGCAGGCTCAGTTGGCTAAGTTGCGTGCCGTTACCGTCGACCAGGTTGAGGAGGctaacttcttcaaggagGACGGCAAGGTCTTGCACTTCAGCAAGGTCGGTGTGCAGAACGCTCCTCAGCACAACACCTCTGTTTTCTACGGTATCCCTCAggagaagagcttgaacGAGCTGTTCCCATCTATCATTCCTCAGCTTGGTGAGGAGTCCATCAACGCTTTGACTCAGCTCGCTTCTCAATTGCAGGGCGCTCAAGGCGCTCAGGGTGCCGCAGGCGCTACTGAAGGTGGCGATGAGAAGGCTGACGCTGACATTCCAGAGCTCACCGGCCAGGACTTCGAAGCCGACGTCGAATAA
- the TRM44 gene encoding tRNA (uracil) methyltransferase (similar to uniprot|Q2XN15 Saccharomyces cerevisiae YPL030W Hypothetical ORF) codes for MQKPLEFGALEPSLLGHEWHCMYRTVEPVDFRKSHFETAMLNVIRHPNINSTVILRADMLREWEFDFVNGREIKFQEEVHNVTDPDTQVINIDDFSVRDVAVASNLGLAKKMAMVRRIIPRNPYKDAIINQTCLVLNSTENSETSLIVYTPHLDSKELCPFYIPHVKAVAILLHQSQLSVHYIPFTDPDVPEIQDESERVVRTARRLLQTALKHSHGVKLGYEKKVAHDVVVDKVLFQDRYIALKKKYSRFLVDNWAESTDPTKHVFEDIAIAAFLIELWVKTYGEKFKDNVQFRDLGCGNGVLCYLLICEGIKGMGIDARQRKSWKIYPPEVQKCLKEQVIIPSVLLRPHPEVKKRAPELQHNGRFFPIKIQDKIAPATVVYSSEDLLKSPSVNVTEFPRDTFLIGNHSDELTCWIPLLGYPFVVIPCCSHNFSGQRIRYGVRKGHARNGNSTYAGLVDRVEAVATRVGWDIAKEMLRIPSTRNAAIVGTNNPDLAQWPTQEVYDTILEDGGADGWIENTMALTKKSPRAH; via the coding sequence ATGCAGAAACCTCTGGAGTTTGGCGCTTTAGAGCCCAGCCTACTGGGTCATGAGTGGCACTGCATGTATAGAACGGTCGAGCCCGTCGATTTTAGAAAGTCGCATTTCGAGACTGCAATGCTGAACGTTATTCGGCACCCAAACATAAACTCAACAGTGATCTTGCGCGCTGACATGCTCAGGGAATGGGAGTTCGATTTTGTGAATGGCCGAGAAATCAAGTTCCAAGAGGAAGTGCACAATGTGACCGACCCAGATACTCAAGTGATAAATATCGATGACTTCAGCGTCAGAGATGTAGCTGTTGCCTCTAACTTGGGCTTAGCTAAAAAGATGGCAATGGTTAGACGAATCATACCGCGAAACCCCTACAAGGATGCAATTATAAATCAAACCTGCCTTGTACTGAACTCAACCGAAAACTCTGAAACTTCACTGATTGTTTACACCCCACATTTGGATTCCAAGGAACTTTGCCCATTTTACATTCCACACGTGAAGGCAGTGGCGATTCTGCTGCACCAATCCCAGCTATCGGTACACTACATTCCATTTACAGACCCTGACGTGCCTGAAATACAAGACGAGTCGGAGAGGGTGGTGAGGACAGCTCGCAGGCTACTTCAAACTGCCCTAAAGCATTCACACGGTGTAAAGCTCGGATACGAAAAGAAAGTAGCACACGACGTCGTCGTTGATAAAGTGCTGTTTCAAGACAGGTACATCGcgctgaaaaagaagtactCGCGATTTCTTGTCGACAACTGGGCTGAAAGTACGGATCCTACAAAACacgtttttgaagacataGCTATTGCAGCGTTTTTGATAGAATTGTGGGTTAAAACTTATGGCGagaaattcaaagacaatGTTCAGTTCCGCGATTTAGGATGCGGAAATGGTGTGTTGTGTTATCTTTTAATTTGCGAAGGTATCAAAGGAATGGGCATTGATGCGCGTCAGCGTAAGTCCTGGAAGATATATCCTCCCGAAGTACAGAAATGCTTAAAGGAACAAGTCATAATACCTTCCGTCCTCCTGCGGCCTCATCCCGAGGTCAAAAAAAGAGCCCCGGAGCTCCAGCACAATGGTAGATTCTTCCCAATAAAGATACAAGATAAAATAGCTCCTGCTACAGTTGTTTATTCTAGTGAGGATCTACTCAAGTCACCTAGTGTCAACGTCACCGAATTTCCACGCGATACTTTTCTCATTGGCAACCACTCTGACGAACTCACATGCTGGATACCCTTGCTCGGGTACCCGTTTGTGGTAATTCCATGTTGCTCCCACAACTTTTCGGGTCAAAGAATTCGTTACGGCGTTAGAAAAGGGCATGCTAGAAACGGAAACAGCACTTACGCTGGGTTAGTAGATCGCGTTGAGGCAGTTGCGACGAGAGTTGGGTGGGATATTGCTAAGGAAATGCTGCGCATCCCAAGTACTAGAAACGCGGCCATTGTGGGAACAAATAACCCCGACTTGGCACAATGGCCCACTCAGGAGGTCTATGATACTATATTAGAAGACGGCGGCGCAGACGGGTGGATTGAGAACACAATGGCTTTAACGAAAAAGTCACCTAGGGCACACTGA
- a CDS encoding uncharacterized protein (weakly similar to uniprot|Q03787 Saccharomyces cerevisiae YDR249C Hypothetical ORF): protein MGYVTAGYPSRPHKRVKKQERRVYYDRKRLKVNEIDERRDLQLRDRLRGPASLQLLPTDVLERIFTLAGRENSMPVLNRFFQRCLRPTRYLVSRFILENYTQDLNSLLPRDSPVLLVLLDVTFRNGTLLQFLNENPQFLDCVHDAVVSPDQADELSRERRILLEQGRLEDINALHWQTEMHPESNKPMREFPAAFYQRPALFFENEISKRPVTYNQLLLRLQSSYAIQQPAWVCDLLIEWFFLENENFDINHLFHAVNLVLHLSVNDRPRFEDVSPLTKLITYMYLDVTDHLLQLLLCENLEDVGLIRERKVKIVNKFIRKFYRGSTELLSTDELWMTVHEVKDRRLVESISDYGGKPSFNVVK, encoded by the coding sequence ATGGGCTATGTGACAGCTGGGTATCCGAGCAGGCCACATAAACGCgtgaagaagcaagaaagaCGGGTCTACTACGATCGGAAACGACTCAAAGTTAATGAGATAGACGAACGAAGAGATCTGCAATTGCGAGATCGTCTAAGAGGGCCTGCCTCGCTTCAATTGCTACCAACAGATGTACTGGAACGAATTTTTACTCTTGCCGGGCGCGAGAACTCAATGCCGGTCCTGAATCGATTTTTTCAGCGGTGCTTGCGCCCAACTAGATATTTGGTGAGCCGCTTTATACTCGAGAACTATACCCAAGACCTAAATTCACTATTGCCTCGCGATTCCCCTGTGTTACTGGTGTTGTTGGATGTCACCTTCCGCAATGGAACGCTCTTGCAATTCCTGAACGAGAATCCTCAGTTTCTGGACTGTGTTCATGATGCGGTGGTGTCGCCTGATCAAGCGGACGAGCTATCGCGTGAACGTCGAATTTTGTTGGAACAGGGTCGTCTCGAGGACATTAATGCTTTGCACTGGCAGACAGAGATGCATCCTGAAAGCAACAAGCCTATGCGCGAGTTTCCGGCGGCCTTTTATCAACGCCCAGCgctgttttttgaaaatgaaatATCTAAACGGCCTGTCACGTACAATCAGCTATTATTGAGGCTGCAATCTTCCTATGCAATCCAGCAGCCTGCTTGGGTTTGCGACTTACTCATTGAGTGGtttttccttgaaaatGAGAATTTTGACATTAATCATTTGTTCCACGCAGTAAACCTGGTGCTCCACTTGTCTGTGAATGACCGTCCACGGTTTGAAGATGTGAGTCCCCTCACGAAATTGATCACCTACATGTACCTAGATGTCACGGATCACCTGCTGCAGCTGTTGTTGTGtgagaacttggaagatgTTGGCCTGATACGCGAACGTAAAGTCAAAATTGTGAATAAATTCATTCGCAAGTTTTACAGAGGCAGTACGGAATTGCTTTCAACCGATGAACTGTGGATGACAGTTCACGAGGTTAAAGATCGCCGTCTAGTTGAGTCCATCAGCGACTATGGAGGCAAGCCAAGCTTCAACGTTGTCAAATAG
- the SVL3 gene encoding Svl3p (similar to uniprot|Q03088 Saccharomyces cerevisiae YPL032C SVL3 Protein of unknown function mutant phenotype suggests a potential role in vacuolar function green fluorescent protein (GFP)-fusion protein localizes to the cell periphery cytoplasm bud and bud neck): MSSLRVLAVGNNCNVMLYAWRIQQSKSVKLVHVGDTESGDITIETSQYGNERFRFPSHYADVKQLVSGKQAETFDLVIMSAASLQEMSSLAAQLNPMLTPNTKILVESTGFVHLEPFVKMSIEFSQLKVFSVMTDIDFRQIGPSHYRQYNAHGPSTFYLGESGVKSSVSSTSDGKYPKESIALLETFKRLFMKLFPQDQVDDCNHSYLDFLSQQWKLALPRICFDPLLILLENSRPQELNDQILAKPLISGLVTEIITVTKTMGAKLPAGFDNENDLLIHWLKTNGNEIPQLAFHFLRRTAPLNTDMLLLQPILLADDYGIKTPYLEFLYSMMCQYQKLNSGESKWFCRSDVPTELMRKVSKLEGESGELKAALKAAHEALEGTKRRYADGLGVKAEQENHMKSEIANLQRHIAKLNSDLKEEQQKVVVANSQRQQFQKEQTPVNTIPSEPNYTTTGTPIIPDLEDLAAYGVQYDATPPHSKPEAKSPEMQVAAPENPPTSQDENQTLLRERELELHKKELELQEKELELQRRAAARPRPTKFHSGPPSTMPHMQSAPNGHAPRKPSVPQLTGRNSRQMHGAAPVVSPGLVDPVSSLHNGNSTASMMQQPMHMPGGPHAHHPHQFKTTSRKNRRSNMPNLRHASSVDVLSMSGSGTAPPGAANLSGVTNSGTKLNSMVGSGPPPVVLNRFQNGSGLQMNNSTNAHTPVSGPAFALGGPANQQRQVSTSTVIAEGHPNANTSTHSVVHNPVAQIVVNGTSSGSSTSNGSTPIMAVNDNANVSHPPALSMMQPGEVTNGQPNGYSNGYSNGHTSGLSNGHSDDLGNDDGASPSSEFDISSVDTGRKKSKFGLFGKKDKKKKGKK; encoded by the coding sequence ATGTCGTCTTTGCGGGTTCTGGCAGTCGGAAACAACTGCAATGTGATGCTGTATGCATGGCGCATACAGCAGTCAAAAAGTGTGAAGCTTGTCCATGTGGGAGACACGGAAAGCGGGGATATTACAATAGAAACCAGCCAGTACGGAAACGAGAGATTTCGGTTCCCTAGCCATTATGCTGATGTTAAGCAGCTAGTCAGTGGTAAGCAAGCGGAGACTTTCGACCTCGTTATTATGAGCGCTGCGTCGTTGCAGGAGATGTCATCGCTTGCTGCACAACTCAATCCGATGCTTACCCCCAACACTAAGATTCTGGTCGAAAGCACCGGGTTTGTTCACTTGGAGCCATTCGTCAAGATGTCTATCGAGTTTTCGCAGCTAAAGGTGTTTTCCGTCATGACCGACATTGACTTTCGGCAGATTGGCCCCAGTCATTACCGGCAGTACAACGCACACGGACCCAGTACATTCTACCTAGGCGAATCTGGTGTCAAGTCCTCTGTCTCATCTACCTCTGATGGGAAATACCCCAAGGAGAGCATCGCATTACTCGAGACGTTCAAGCGTCTCTTCATGAAGCTGTTCCCGCAGGACCAAGTGGATGACTGCAACCATTCGTATCTTGACTTTTTGTCCCAGCAGTGGAAACTGGCCTTGCCACGCATTTGTTTTGATCCTCTTCTCATCTTGCTGGAAAATTCCAGGCCTCAGGAGCTCAATGATCAAATTCTGGCAAAACCCCTCATTTCCGGACTAGTCACTGAAATTATCACAGTGACAAAAACCATGGGCGCCAAGCTCCCTGCCGGTtttgacaatgaaaacgaTTTGCTGATACACTGGCTCAAAACCAATGGTAATGAAATACCGCAACTTGCGTTTCATTTCCTCCGCAGAACAGCGCCCCTCAATACAGACATGTTGCTGTTACAACCAATTCTTTTGGCTGATGACTACGGTATCAAAACTCCCTATCTGGAGTTTTTGTATTCTATGATGTGCcaatatcaaaaacttaaTAGCGGCGAATCCAAGTGGTTTTGTCGTTCGGATGTGCCGACTGAACTGATGCGCAAGGTCTCAAAACTCGAGGGGGAATCAGGTGAGCTAAAAGCTGCGCTTAAGGCTGCACATGAGGCTTTGGAGGGTACTAAGAGGCGCTATGCTGATGGGCTCGGTGTGaaagctgaacaagaaaatcatATGAAGTCAGAAATTGCAAATTTGCAACGACACATCGCGAAATTGAACAGCGatctgaaagaagaacagcagAAGGTCGTGGTAGCTAACTCGCAGCGCCAGCAATTCCAGAAAGAGCAAACTCCCGTTAACACAATTCCTTCAGAGCCCAACTATACAACGACCGGAACTCCGATCATACCCGACCTTGAGGATTTGGCGGCCTACGGCGTACAATACGACGCAACTCCACCCCATTCCAAGCCTGAAGCCAAGAGTCCAGAAATGCAGGTGGCGGCGCCAGAGAATCCACCTACTAGCCAAGATGAGAATCAGACACTATTGCGGGAGCGCGAACTTGAACTCCACaaaaaagaacttgagctgcaagaaaaagagctagAGCTACAGAGAAGAGCTGCAGCGAGACCTAGACCAACAAAGTTTCACAGTGGGCCGCCTTCCACAATGCCACACATGCAAAGTGCTCCAAATGGCCATGCGCCAAGAAAGCCATCAGTGCCTCAATTAACAGGAAGGAACAGCAGGCAGATGCATGGCGCCGCGCCTGTTGTTAGCCCAGGTTTGGTTGATCCTGTATCTTCGTTGCACAACGGGAACAGTACTGCAAGTATGATGCAACAGCCTATGCACATGCCAGGGGGGCCTCACGCTCACCATCCTCATCAGTTCAAGACAACAAGTAGGAAAAACAGGCGCAGTAACATGCCAAACTTGAGACATGCCTCCAGTGTCGATGTGCTATCTATGTCCGGATCAGGTACTGCTCCACCAGGGGCAGCTAACCTCTCTGGCGTGACTAACTCTGGAACCAAGCTTAATTCCATGGTGGGAAGCGGGCCACCACCTGTGGTATTGAACAGGTTTCAAAATGGTAGCGGGCTGCAGATGAACAACTCAACAAACGCTCACACGCCCGTGTCAGGACCCGCTTTTGCTCTCGGAGGTCCTGCTAATCAGCAAAGGCAAGTCAGCACCAGCACTGTCATTGCTGAGGGTCACCCTAACGCTAATACTTCGACGCACTCGGTTGTTCACAACCCGGTAGCCCAGATTGTTGTCAATGGTACTTCCAGCGGATCATCTACCTCAAATGGGTCCACTCCTATAATGGCTGTGAATGACAACGCTAATGTCTCACACCCGCCAGCTTTGTCGATGATGCAGCCCGGCGAAGTGACAAATGGGCAACCAAACGGATATTCTAATGGATACTCAAACGGACACACCAGTGGTCTATCTAACGGACATTCAGACGATCTAGGCAATGACGATGGCGCCAGCCCGTCTTCTGAGTTCGACATATCGTCTGTGGACACCGGCCGGAAGAAGTCGAAGTTTGGTCTATTcggcaagaaggacaagaaaaaaaagggCAAAAAGTGA